The sequence AAGTGTACAGAAGAAGCGAAAAGCTCGTCAAGAAACGGAAATTATTTTTTCTCGATTGTGCGAATTTGACGTAAAAACTGAGGACGATGTTGTTTCCGAAAATGTTCTTTAATCATATATGCGACACCAAGTTGGTCGTTTGAACGCGTCACCCAGTCAGCAACAGCTTTGACTTCTTTTGAAGCATTTCCCATCGCAACGCCAAGACCGGCCGCTTCAATGGCTGGCATATCGTCCAAATGGTCACCGATGACGACCATTTCTTTTAACGAAATGCCGAGCTCGTTTCCAAGCCGAATTAACCCATTTAGTTTTGAAACGTTTGTTGGCAACAATTCAATTTTTCCATCGCTCACGCTGAGAGAAACGTCTGGAAATGCATGTGTGATCGTTTCAACAATTTCATCACATTCATCTTCTTTCGAGTAAAACACATCGATTTTCATTACATCAATCGGATCGTCGCGCAACACGTCACTTAACGAGTCAACAAATTGTGCCGGATAAAAAAATGGATCTCCTAAAATTGTCTTCGCAATCATGTTGTTTTTTATTTTTTTTCGATTTCCGATCGAATACCGTTCGTGAAGCAAGCGTACGTTGCAATTGAAATGCTCAAGCACGTGTACAATATCGAACGTTTTTTGCGCTGGAATGACAGAGGCGTGTAGCCTTTCTTCTAACGACTTTGCAACAAGCGCCCCTCGAAACGTCACTAAATACGAATCTAGCTTCAACGCCTTCGCTACTTTTTTCGCTGATAAAAAGTTTCTTGACGTCATCAAAGTCACATACACATCTTTTTTCTTCACAAAATCGATCGCTTCTTTCGTTTTTTTCTCCAACTTGCCATTCGATTTTAATAATGTTCCGTCAATATTTAGCGCAAGTAATTTATACATGAACGTCCCCCCTCGATGTCTTGGCTTCATTCATACGTATGACAAGGGGGGAAAAAAAAGAACACCCATTTTTATGAGTGTCCGTCATATAGTTCGTCAATTGGCTGAATCATCGCATTCATCGCTTTGGCAAACAACTCGTTTAAACGTTCTTCGGCATGAATGAGCCGCGCAATGTTTTCATTCATTTCAATAATATGTAAATGTTGTTGCAACAATTCGACATCTGCATCGCTGACCGGGAATCCGCTCATTTGTTTTTGTTGGAGCTGTTTTTGTAGCGCACGAAATTTCGTGAATAACTGATGCGCTGTCGGATCGCGCTGCACTTGCTCGTAGGCGCGGCGAAGCTCGGCAAATGGCTCACTTGTACGAATCGCTATTGAAAGCTCGTGAATGGCTTGAAGGACGTCCATGCGGCACACTCCTCTCATTTTCCTTTTCTTTTTACCCTATGATCGAAGCGGCCGCTGTATGTCTACATTTGAACGAAAAACGTGATACAACCTTGAATGAGCCCGATGATCCCACCTAGCAAAGCCCCTAAATACGTAATCATTTTAAATTCACGGCGCGAAATTGTTAAAATCATTTCTTCTAGCCGTTCAACAGAAAACGATGCGACTTCTTCACGAACGATATCTTGCAAATGAAGCTGTTTCATCCATCGTTCGATGCGTTCGGAAGCAAATTGTAAAAGGAAGCGAACGAGCGTCGGTAATGAATGCCGCACATAAGGTGCAACGAGTGCACCAAGCGGTTTTTGGAGCGGCTCTTGTACAATGAATGCGGTGAGACGTTTCACCCATACGACGATTTTTTCTTGATCGATTATTTGCTCCACCTCATGTATACGCATCTCCTTCACTTTTTCCCATTCGTTTATGAATAGTTGCACAAGCAGCTGTTTTGCTCCTTCACTTTGTAAAAATTTCACGATTTCCGGGCGAATTTTTTCCGCCAAACTAACGTTGCCAAGAAACATTTGAAGCATATTGCCAAACATGCCTCGGCTTTGTAAAAATTCATTGATCATATGCTCAATTTGACGTTCTCCTTGCTCACTCTCAACATACGTGCGCAAACGGAGCAATAAGCGATCGACAATCGAAGGAATAGCATGATCTATTTTTTGTAATACCTCAATTGGAATGATTTCATGAAGCGAACGTTGACGATATTGCGACATGAACGTTTTATATTTCGTTTCTATCCATGTTTCTGCCGTTTGTTTCGGATCTGGCATCCCGAATTGCTTCAGCCATTGTTCAACAGTTCGATCTGATTGTAGCCATTTTTCTACTTCTTCTTGCACGTAGTTCGTCATATCTTGAACGAACGATGGGTCGTTTAATTTTCGACGCAACCCTTCCGCTGTTAATAAATGTTCCACAACCATACGTCCAAGTTGTTCCGCTAATTCCTCTCTCCGTTTCGGAATAAGTCCAGGTGTGAATGGTAGTCTTTTTCCTGCAATATATATCGGACGATACGGTCGAAAAAGCATTTTAATCGCAAGGGAATTTGTCATTCCCCCAATAAATGCTCCAACCACGATCATAAATAATAAATAAAGAAAAAGCCCCATAACGATCTCCCTTCTGCCAATAAGCTATTCTAACCATTCATTATAGGGCTTGTCCGCTATGAGCGCAAATGTGCGATAACTGCTTATGCAACTGTTTCAAACATTTACATAACAACAACCGGAATACTTCTCGTTCTGTCGCATGTTCTGATGCACACCATGCTTCTTTATATATGTTCATTTTCTCAAATTGTTGTCGCCAATCATCTTTTTTCTCTTTCTTTTCTCTATCCCATTCTTTTCCGATGTGCAGTACATATAAATAACGAATAAGCGCTTCTTCCTCTTCATCTAAATCGTAATTCGTCAATGCATGTAAAAGCTGAACAATCATCATTTTCACCTCTCGTTATGAATATATGTGCGCACAACGTGAATGATGTATACTTTTTTTCCGTTCATACAAAATAATGAATAAGGGGGCATGTATGATGAAAGAACGCGATAATTATGAATGGGACATCGATCGTATGATCAATGAAGGCATGGCGGGAGGCTATGTATATTCATGCCATCGCGCCACGAATATTGAAGAAGCGCGTGATGTACAAACGGAACAACCACCACATGAAGTAAAATGAGGCGGCGAGCATTTTCTCGCCGCTTTTTGTATAATAGTCGTGAGGAGAGACGAAAGGAATGGACATACATGTTAGAAAAATTACGAGCATATTATCGAGATGCGCTTGTTGAATATGGACAAGTGAATGAACGACATGCGTACGAGTGGTTTTCTACAGAACATGGTGAGCTTTTCGGTATCAAAAAAGAAATGCTCACGCAAAAAGAACGTGCACTATTAGCCACATTGTTTACACCGTATGAAGCCGTAACTGCTCAGATGAACAAACAACAACAAGCATGGTATCGTTTTTTAATTCATGGTGCGGAACATGCTTTTGAACAATTACCTCCCTCGACACATACACGATTTATTTACTTTTACATACAAAAAGGAACAGTTGACACACGTGATTTTACGGAAGCGATCCAGTCGCTTTTCCCTTACGATGTGACGATTATTTCAGAAACAGAACAACAATGGATCGTGATTGAACAAAAAGAAGAAAGCGTTGCCTCTACCCTTCACGAATGGATCGACACGCTATGCAGTGATTTTTACATTCAATTGCGAGCATATATTGGACAAAAATGCCTCCATTCCGTTGAACTTGCTCGTATATTCGCAGCGGAAAAACGATATTTTCACGTCGGGCTGAAACACAATCCCGCTCAACGTGTTTACTGTATTGAAGACATCTTTCCTCTTCTGCTTATTAGCGGTGAGGAGATGACATATGCGACGATGTTTTTACAGGCGGTAAAACGAGAGCACGACATGTTGAAAACAATAAAGACGTTTTTTGAATGCAATTTAAACGTTTCGCTCGCAGCGAAAAAACTTCATATGCACCGCAATAGTTTGCAATATCGTATCGATAAGTTTATCGAAAAAACAAGTATTGATATCAAACAGTTTAAAGGGGCACTGACTGTATATTTAGCGATTTTGCTTCACGAACACCATTAGGCACATTGCCCGAAAACGTTTTCTTTTTTTGTGCACGTTGTCCATTTACGCTTCGTTCGTTTTTCTATATGCTTAAATCAAATGAAATCGATTGCATAAGGAGGCATACATATGGCTGAGCTTCGTTTAGAACATGTGTATAAAATTTATGACAACAACGTCACAGCTGTAAAAGACTTTAACTTACACATTCAAGATAAAGAATTTATCGTATTCGTCGGTCCATCCGGTTGCGGAAAATCAACAACGCTTCGGATGATTGCGGGACTTGAGGAAATTTCAAAAGGTGATTTTTACATCGATGGAAAACGGATGAACGATGTAGCACCAAAAGATCGTGACATCGCGATGGTATTCCAAAACTATGCGCTTTATCCGCATATGAGCGTATATGACAACATGGCGTTTGGATTAAAATTACGCAAGTTCCCAAAAGATGAAATCGATCGTCGCGTTCGCGAAGCTGCACGCATTCTCGGTCTTGAGCAATATTTGGACCGCAAGCCGAAAGCGTTATCTGGCGGTCAGCGCCAACGCGTGGCATTAGGACGTGCGATTGTACGTGATGCGAAAGTATTTTTAATGGACGAACCCCTCTCTAACTTAGATGCAAAGTTGCGTGTACAAATGCGCGCAGAAATCGCAAAACTTCATCAACGTTTAGGCACAACGACTATTTATGTCACACACGACCAAACAGAAGCGATGACGATGGCGACGCGCCTTGTCGTTATGAAAGATGGCGTCATTCAACAAGTCGGTACACCAAAAGAAGTGTATGAAAAGCCGGAAAATATTTTCGTCGGCGGATTTATCGGCTCACCAGCGATGAACTTCTTGCGTGGCGTCCTACAAGACGGCGTATTCGTGATCGGTGACGTAAAAATTGCCGTGCCAGAAGGAAAAATGAAAGTGCTTCGTGAGCAAGGTTACGTGGGCAAAGAAGTTATTTTAGGTATTCGTCCGGAAGACTTCCATGATGAGCCTGTATTTCTTGAAGCATCACAAAACACAAAGGTAAGCGCTCATGTCGAAGTCGCAGAATTGCTTGGCGCAGAAATTATGGTATATTCACAAATTAGCGGCCAAGAATTCGTTGCACGCGTTGATGCGCGCACAGACGTAAAAGCAGGTCAAACGATCGACCTTGCGTTAGATATGAATAAAGCACATTTCTTCGATGTCAATACAGAATTGCGCATTCGTTCAAATAGTGAAAAATAAATGGAAAGCCCGTTCGCTTGAGCGGGCTTTTATTCTTGAATAAACCGAACAACATCATCATCGCAATGGCGACAATGAAACAAATGAACACATACGTGTCTTTTTCTCGTATGTGCGTATCCATCGACCATTTTCATCACATCTGCATCCATATACGGACTATAATCATCAAAATAATCTGTTAATTTCCCTTCGTCTTTTAATTTTTCCCCACATTGATCACAATAAAAAACGATTGTCCGCAAGGCATTACATAACGGACAAATGTTCATTTTCATCCCTCGCTTCGCTATTTTCCATTATCTTTCCCGCTACACAAAAAATTACCACATAAAAAAAAGAATAATAACATGTTTTTTCCCCAAAATAGTAGTACAAGCAAGCAAACAACATTCGATGGGTTAAGCCAAGCTTGGCAGCGTGAAAAACGATCACGCGTTGCTGGTGCAAATCCAGCTAACCCAACCATAAAAAAATGTAACGAGGAGATGATTGAACATGGCAAACACAAAAACAAACCAATTATTAGTATACGGTGCACAACAGGCAATTGATCAAATGAAGTACGAAATCGCTCAAGAATTTGGTGTAAACCTTGGACCAGATGCAACATCACGCGCAAACGGTTCAGTTGGTGGCGAAATTACAAAACGTCTTGTTGCAATGGCGCAACAACAATTAGGTGGATCTTACACAACTAAATAACATGGCTGAAAACCCCCAAGCACTTCGCTTGGGGGTTTTACTGAATACGTCGCAAAAATTGTTGCGTCCGCTCGTGTTTCGGATGTGTAAATAGTTGCTCCGGATGACCACGCTCAATAATCATTCCTTCGTCAAAAAAGATGACTTCATCAGCCACTTCACGAGCAAAGCGCATTTCATGGGTCACAACGACCATCGTCATCCCTTCATTCGCTAAATCTTTCATCACTTTTAATACTTGACGATCTCCAAACGTTTTACGCAACCCTTCAACAACTAACATTGTAGCTCTCCTTATCCGTTTATCGCACGACGTATTAACCGTTGTTCGATTTTCCCATAAAAAAAGGAGCAAATTGCTCCCTTTTTACACGTTTTCCACAATCGGTTCACGAATGCGGACGAGCACTTTTCGGATGCGCCGATTTTCAACTTGACGGACAGTGACCGTTAATGACTCATATTCAAATGATTCGCCGACGGTAGGGATGCGTTCAAACATTTCAAACACCCAGCCGCCGAGCGTATGGGAAGAACTTTCTAACTCATCAATGCCCAAAATGTCGCAAAACTCATCAAGCGGCAATTCTGCATTAAATTCATATTCGTAATCATTAATTTTTTGAAACGTTTTCACTGCTTCGTCATGTTCATCCCATATTTCGCCGACAATTTGTTCCAAAATGTCTTCCAACGTAATGAGTCCGGACGTACCGCCAAACTCGTCGATGACGATTGCCATATGCACTTTACTTTTTTGCAATTCCGGCAACAAAGTGGAAATGCGCATCGACTCCACGACAAATAGCGGCGTGCGCAACAATTGGCGCACGTTTACTTCTTTTCCTTGTACGAGTTGACTGAAAAAGTCGCTTTCCGATAAAATTCCGATGACGTTATCAATGTCTCCTTCATATACAGGAACGCGCGAATATCGTTCGCGTAAAAAAATATCGCGAATTTCTTCAACTGGTTGATTCACTTCTACTGCAACCATATCGATACGTGGCGTGAAAATTTCGCCAACTAAAATGTCGTTAAAATCGAGCGAACGATGAACAAGTTCTTTCTCTTTATTGTCGATTACTCCTTCTTCTTCACTTAAGTTCACCATCACTTTAATTTCTTCTTCTGTCACAGAAGGTACATCTGTTCGCTGACCAACAAGTTTCGATACAACTTTTTTCAACATAACAAGTAGCGCTGTAACGGGAGTAAACAGTTGGATTAACATATACAGCACGTCAGAAATAAGAAGCGAAAACGACTCGGCATGTTCTTTCGCCAATGACTTTGGCAACACTTCCCCGAAAATTAAAATTAAAATCGTCATACCAACCGTGCTAATGACAAGTCCTGTGCTGCCACCAAACAAATCGGTTGCCACTTTAGCTGAGATAGATGCTGCGGCAATGTTCACGATATTGTTCCCGACTAAAATAGTAGAGAGCGCTTGATCGAAGTTTTCTGCAATATATAGTGCTTTTTTACTGCCGCGTCGTTTTTCATCGACATAATTTTTTAAACGAATTTTATTGACGCTTGAAAACGCTGTTTCTGAAGCTGAAAAAAAAGCGGATAATAAAATTAAAACAATGAGTAAAAAAATTAAACTCAGAGGCAGATCTCCCAACGAACATTCACGCTCCTAATGAAAAAAATGGATTCACTATAAATATATACGTTTATCATACCAAATTTAACTGAAAAAGAAAACGACCACACATACGCGCAGTCGTTCATTATGACTCGATCAACATTGTACCGATAAAAAAAGTTAAAAGCAATACGTACGTAATATTTAGTGTAATTGAAAGTTCTTCCACTTGTTCGTCCCCTCCATCAATATATTCCCCATTTTTATTTTAACAATGGTAGGAACGATTTTGTTTGTCAATGATGTGAACATTTTTCTGATTCATGAAACGCCCAATGGTTCGTCGGACCATGCCCGCTGCCAATTTGTAACGTTTGTTCAACAGCTGCGTGGATAAATCGTTTCGCCACATCTACTGCTTCATATATTGTTTTTCCTTTTGCAAGTTGTGCTGTAATCGCTGCGGCAAATGTGCAGCCGGTTCCATGCGTATGTTTTGTATCGATCCGCTTGCTTTTCCATTCATAAAATTGTTCACCGTCGTATAAGATGTCGACAAGTTCGTTGCCTTCCCCATGTCCACCCTTCATGACAACGTGCCGAACGCCCATGTCATGAAGCTTTTTTGCTGCCTCTTTTCGATCCTCTAACGTTTCAATTCGCATATTCGTTAACACTTCCGCTTCTGGAATGTTTGGCGTTAACACATAAGCAAGTGGCAACATATGACGTTTGAACGCTTCAATCGCTTCTTCCTTTAACAATGGGGCACCACCTTTTGCAATCATCACCGGATCGACAACGACACGAACCCAGCCATACTGTTTTATTTTACGAGCAACTAGCTCAATAATTTCTTCATTAAATAACATGCCTGTTTTCACTGCATCTGGCGGCAAATCGACAGCAACCGAATCCATTTGTTTTTCAATCGCTTCAAGAGGGAGCGGGTACACTCCTTGTACACCGAGCGTATTTTGCGCCGTTACAGCTGTGATGGCTGACATGCCAAACACGTGTAATTGATGAAATGTTTTTAAATCCGCTTGAATGCCCGCTCCGCCTCCACTATCGGAACCGGCAATCGTCAATGCTTTATATACCATTCTTTCACCCCAAATATTGATAATATAGTCTCTTCGCTTCCTGAATATCATTTGTCCCATGAATGAATACACGCCCATCGGAAAAGACGACAAAACGATAAGGATGAATGGTAAACGCAAGTAAATATTCATTTTGTTCAATACGAATGCCTTGTTGCTGTAAAAAAGAAATGAGTGTTGTCCATTCGCGCTCCCCTCGTTGCGCAGGGCGAATTTGTACCGTCTCACGTCCGCACAATACCGCAAATTTCGTTTCATTTTCATATTGGAGGGCTGGATATATTCGTTTTTCACCACACGACGAACAAGCGTCTTTTTTTAACTTGTGCACATCGATCATCCGATATTGTCCGTGCCATACATCAAACGAAACGAGCTTGCGGTTTATACGTTTATCACCTACTAAAATTTTTAATGCTTCAGCCGTTTGATGTGCAACAACCATATGGACGACAGGGCTAATGATTCCGACTGTATCACACGTAGCAGCACCAAGTGGCACATCTTCGAGAAAGCAACGTAAACATGGCGTTTCATTTGGGATAATCACATAACTTAATCCATAACTACCTACACACGCCCCATAAATCCATGGCACAGCATACTTTTGTGAAACATCGTTAATGATCATCCGCACATCGAAATTATCGGTACTATCGATGATAACATGAGGGCGATCGTGTGCCACAAGATACTCAAGCAACCGCGCATCTGCATCCGCCACGATCGGCTCGATAACAACGTCGCTATTTATCGCGCGCAAATGCGTAGCGGCCGCCATCGCTTTTGGCAGGCGTTTGATTGCATCTTCTTCCGTATATAGCTGCTGACGCTGTAAATTGCTCCATTCCACATAGTCGCGATCAACAATCGTTATTTTTCCAACCCCTGCTCGTACAAGCGTCTCCGCGTTTGCCGCTCCAAGCGCCCCAGCACCGATAATGAGCACATGTTTTTCACGAATGTGTTGTTGTCCTTTTTCCCCAATGGGAGCAAACAGTTGTTGGCGTGAATAACGATCCATTAGACGATGCTCATCCCTTCGCTCGGGCTACTCGCTGTAGCATATTTCTTTTTTGGAATGCGCCCTGCTTCATATCCAAGTCTCCCTGCCTCAATCGCAAGCTTCATCGCCTTCGCCATTTTTACCGGATCTTTCGCAGAAGCAACAGCTGTATTTAGCAATACTCCATCCGCCCCTAATTCCATTGCCAATGCCGCATCTGCCGGTCCGCCAATGCCTGCGTCAATAATCACAGGGACGGTTGCTTGTTCAATAATGAATTGAATGTTTAACGGATTGATAATTCCTTGTCCTGATCCGATCGGTGAGGCGCCGGGCATGATCGCATGGCAACCGAGTTGTTGCAGTCGCTTCGCTAGCACAACATCATCTGACGTGTACGGCAAAACGATAAATCCTTCTTCTAATAACACTTCTGTCGCTTTTAACGTCTCGACAGGATCAGGCAACAACGTTTGATCGCACCCAATCACTTCTACTTTCACCATATCACAAAGCCCAGAAGCTTTCGCTAAACGAGCGATGCGCACCGCTTCCTCTGCTGTTTTTGCTCCTGCCGTATTCGGTAGCAGTTTATATTTCGTTACATCTATTTTTTCTAAAAAATTCGGTTGATCGGGTGCGAAAATGTTCATCCGTCTTACCGCAAACGTTAAAATTTCTGCCCCCGACGCTTCAACCGCTTCTTTTTGAATGTCGATATTTGGATATTTCCCTGTACCAAGCAATAAGCGAGATTGAAATGTATATGGCCCGATTTATAACATATTATCCTCCCCCTACAAAATGAACGATTTCAATGCGATCACCATCTGCAATTGTTGTTTTCTCATAGGCCTCTTTCGGAACGATATCCATGTTGATTTCAACAATCGCAATCTTTTCATGAATGTGAAAATGGCGTAACAATTGGGCGACCGTACGCACATGAGACGGCAAATGGATTGTCTCGCCATTAATGATGCAATGCATGAGCCCCCCCTTTTCTTGTAAGCGAAAACGGCGTCATATCAAATGGAACTTCTTTTCCTTCTAGCATATCGCCCACGCATCGGCCTGTGATGGCGCTTAACAAAATGCCGTTTCGATAATGCCCTGTCACACCAAACACGTTTGAATACTGCGGATGAGCCCCGATATAAGGGTTTCCGTCTTTTGTCTGTGGACGAATGCCTGCCCAAGTTTTCTCGAATGTGCAATGGGCAATAGCCGGAACGATTTGCATTGCGCGTGTTAACAATTGATGCACACTACATGTTTGCACGTTTTTCGTAAATGAATGTGCAATCGCACTAGCTCCGATGACAAGTCGATTATTCGCTTTCGGCACGATGTAGCAGCCGTTTTTCGCAAATACAGTAGCTTGTAAAAGAGGGGTTTCTGTCATCACCGAAACACATTCTCCTTTGACCGGATACATATGTAGCGATAACCGCAACTTTTCAGCTAACATTGGCGTCCATGCCCCGCACGCAATAATGATACGCTTTGCATATAGCGAACCACTCGTTGTTTTTACCCCTACAACACGTTCTTGTTCAACAATAAAATCGTACGCTTCCGTATACGGTAAAAACTTTGTCCCTTTTGCCATCGCTGCCCGAGCGAAAGCAAGCGAAAGCTGTTTTGCGTCCACTTGTTGATCGATCGTATACATCGCCCCATATTCACTTCGTACGTGCGGTTCGAGTTGCGTCACTTCATCGGAGGTTAGCCAGCGAACGTGTTGCGGTTGAATTCGCCTCCAAAATTCATAATGTTTCGTTAATTCGCTATACTCTTCCGATGTGGTTGCCATTTTTAACATTCCCGCTTCATTCCATCCAACGGTTATATTTGTTAACTCTTGCAACTCAGCGATGACGCTCGGAAATAACGCCTGACTCGCTAAAGCAAGCGGAATGATGGGATGATCTGTCGCAAACTCAGAGTGCGCACCGAGCATACCAGCTGCCGCCGATGATGCTTCTTGTGCCAATTCCCCTCGTTCAATGACGACAACACGCGCTCCTCTTTTTGCTAGCTCAAAAGCGATGCTACTGCCAATAATGCCTCCCCCAATAATTAAAACGTCCATGTATTCGCCCCCATTTGTTTCCGATATAGTTGAACCATATACAGCGGATCATCCGCGTCAAATACAGTAGACATCACCGCAATCCCTTTTGCCCCCGCCATGAACACATCACGAACATGATAAGGTTTAATGCCTCCAATGGCAACAACAGGAATGCATATGTAACTCGCCAACTGCTGCAACGATGAAAGCCCGCGCGGCTTCAAGCCTTCTTTACAATTCGTTTCGTATATATGTCCGAAAACGACGTAGTCCGCTCCTTCGTCTTCCGCTTGTTTTGCTTCTTCCAACGTATGAACAGATCGGCCGACACGCAAAAATGGAAACTTCTCTTTTATTCGTTTAGGCGCCAAACTATGATGAGCGAGCTGAACGCCGCCAACGCCATAAACGACTGCGACGTCCACTCGATCATTGACGATAATTTTTTGTGTTGGCACATTTGCTTCAAGCAACTTTTCCACAATCATGCTAATTTCTTTCGCTGAGCGATGCTTTTCACGAATATGAATGTAATCGACATATGAATGGACGAGCGATGAAATATGAACAAACGTGTCCATCGACTGATTGCCTGTTGAGATGAGATGAAGTTCTTTCATCTTACCGCACATCCTTGATCGCAACGTATGGGAACACATCTGCCATGTAGTAGCCAACAGCAACAATGACACACATGGCAACAAATAAATACACATCATATCTTCCGAGCGTCACTTCATAATAAAACGTCCGTGTCCGCTCATTCGTAAACCCTTTCGCTTCCATCGCCACCGCAATGCGTTGAGCGCGGCGAATGCTTTGCGATAAAAGCGGAATGGCATATCGTTTCATGAGTTCAAGTTTACCGCGAAATCCTTTCGCTTTGGCAGCCCGTCGCACCTTTAGCGCTTGATGAACCGTTTGAAATTCTTCTAACATGATCGGCAATAAACGAATAGCTGCTAAAAAACTATACGCATATTTCGGTTTCACTTTCGCTTGTTGCATAAGCGAGTAAAATAAAAGCACCGGCTTTGTCGTGAGCGCAAACATTAATCCGAAAATCGCAAACAAAAGCGTACGAAAGCCGAGGTGAACGCCGCGGTAAAAACTTTCTTCGGTAATATGAATCAGCCCCCAATGAAACCACGTCGTCTCCCCTTTTCCAAACAAAATCATCGACGACGACGTAGAAATGAAAATGAACAAAAACGGAGCAAAAAATAGAAGCATATGCTTCATCCGATAACCGCTAAACAACATAAATAAGGCGGTAAATCCGATTGTCCAGTTGATGAGTACGTTCGGATTATGGACAAAAACAATCA comes from Anoxybacillus flavithermus and encodes:
- a CDS encoding Cof-type HAD-IIB family hydrolase translates to MYKLLALNIDGTLLKSNGKLEKKTKEAIDFVKKKDVYVTLMTSRNFLSAKKVAKALKLDSYLVTFRGALVAKSLEERLHASVIPAQKTFDIVHVLEHFNCNVRLLHERYSIGNRKKIKNNMIAKTILGDPFFYPAQFVDSLSDVLRDDPIDVMKIDVFYSKEDECDEIVETITHAFPDVSLSVSDGKIELLPTNVSKLNGLIRLGNELGISLKEMVVIGDHLDDMPAIEAAGLGVAMGNASKEVKAVADWVTRSNDQLGVAYMIKEHFRKQHRPQFLRQIRTIEKK
- a CDS encoding YlbF family regulator; its protein translation is MDVLQAIHELSIAIRTSEPFAELRRAYEQVQRDPTAHQLFTKFRALQKQLQQKQMSGFPVSDADVELLQQHLHIIEMNENIARLIHAEERLNELFAKAMNAMIQPIDELYDGHS
- a CDS encoding DUF445 domain-containing protein — its product is MGLFLYLLFMIVVGAFIGGMTNSLAIKMLFRPYRPIYIAGKRLPFTPGLIPKRREELAEQLGRMVVEHLLTAEGLRRKLNDPSFVQDMTNYVQEEVEKWLQSDRTVEQWLKQFGMPDPKQTAETWIETKYKTFMSQYRQRSLHEIIPIEVLQKIDHAIPSIVDRLLLRLRTYVESEQGERQIEHMINEFLQSRGMFGNMLQMFLGNVSLAEKIRPEIVKFLQSEGAKQLLVQLFINEWEKVKEMRIHEVEQIIDQEKIVVWVKRLTAFIVQEPLQKPLGALVAPYVRHSLPTLVRFLLQFASERIERWMKQLHLQDIVREEVASFSVERLEEMILTISRREFKMITYLGALLGGIIGLIQGCITFFVQM
- a CDS encoding PucR family transcriptional regulator — encoded protein: MLEKLRAYYRDALVEYGQVNERHAYEWFSTEHGELFGIKKEMLTQKERALLATLFTPYEAVTAQMNKQQQAWYRFLIHGAEHAFEQLPPSTHTRFIYFYIQKGTVDTRDFTEAIQSLFPYDVTIISETEQQWIVIEQKEESVASTLHEWIDTLCSDFYIQLRAYIGQKCLHSVELARIFAAEKRYFHVGLKHNPAQRVYCIEDIFPLLLISGEEMTYATMFLQAVKREHDMLKTIKTFFECNLNVSLAAKKLHMHRNSLQYRIDKFIEKTSIDIKQFKGALTVYLAILLHEHH
- a CDS encoding ABC transporter ATP-binding protein, encoding MAELRLEHVYKIYDNNVTAVKDFNLHIQDKEFIVFVGPSGCGKSTTLRMIAGLEEISKGDFYIDGKRMNDVAPKDRDIAMVFQNYALYPHMSVYDNMAFGLKLRKFPKDEIDRRVREAARILGLEQYLDRKPKALSGGQRQRVALGRAIVRDAKVFLMDEPLSNLDAKLRVQMRAEIAKLHQRLGTTTIYVTHDQTEAMTMATRLVVMKDGVIQQVGTPKEVYEKPENIFVGGFIGSPAMNFLRGVLQDGVFVIGDVKIAVPEGKMKVLREQGYVGKEVILGIRPEDFHDEPVFLEASQNTKVSAHVEVAELLGAEIMVYSQISGQEFVARVDARTDVKAGQTIDLALDMNKAHFFDVNTELRIRSNSEK
- a CDS encoding alpha/beta-type small acid-soluble spore protein; translation: MANTKTNQLLVYGAQQAIDQMKYEIAQEFGVNLGPDATSRANGSVGGEITKRLVAMAQQQLGGSYTTK
- a CDS encoding hemolysin family protein, which produces MGDLPLSLIFLLIVLILLSAFFSASETAFSSVNKIRLKNYVDEKRRGSKKALYIAENFDQALSTILVGNNIVNIAAASISAKVATDLFGGSTGLVISTVGMTILILIFGEVLPKSLAKEHAESFSLLISDVLYMLIQLFTPVTALLVMLKKVVSKLVGQRTDVPSVTEEEIKVMVNLSEEEGVIDNKEKELVHRSLDFNDILVGEIFTPRIDMVAVEVNQPVEEIRDIFLRERYSRVPVYEGDIDNVIGILSESDFFSQLVQGKEVNVRQLLRTPLFVVESMRISTLLPELQKSKVHMAIVIDEFGGTSGLITLEDILEQIVGEIWDEHDEAVKTFQKINDYEYEFNAELPLDEFCDILGIDELESSSHTLGGWVFEMFERIPTVGESFEYESLTVTVRQVENRRIRKVLVRIREPIVENV
- the thiD gene encoding bifunctional hydroxymethylpyrimidine kinase/phosphomethylpyrimidine kinase encodes the protein MVYKALTIAGSDSGGGAGIQADLKTFHQLHVFGMSAITAVTAQNTLGVQGVYPLPLEAIEKQMDSVAVDLPPDAVKTGMLFNEEIIELVARKIKQYGWVRVVVDPVMIAKGGAPLLKEEAIEAFKRHMLPLAYVLTPNIPEAEVLTNMRIETLEDRKEAAKKLHDMGVRHVVMKGGHGEGNELVDILYDGEQFYEWKSKRIDTKHTHGTGCTFAAAITAQLAKGKTIYEAVDVAKRFIHAAVEQTLQIGSGHGPTNHWAFHESEKCSHH